In Bacillus cereus ATCC 14579, a single window of DNA contains:
- a CDS encoding RNA polymerase sigma factor: MKVTNKDYEKMEELYELYEQKIYYVAYSILNNIQQAEDAVQETFITLYKNLEKLHSLSTEELKRYILRVAKNKAIDSYRKNKRHETFLEEYERESIEAVDENIEEWEKRKMSEVQIDTLLKELNESNRQVFKYKVFYNLTYQEISSVMGITEANVRKQFERARKRVQNMIGGIQHDEFKELQRNI; encoded by the coding sequence ATGAAAGTTACAAACAAAGATTATGAAAAGATGGAAGAGCTATATGAGTTGTATGAACAAAAAATTTATTATGTAGCTTATTCTATTTTAAATAATATTCAACAGGCTGAAGATGCGGTTCAAGAGACGTTTATTACTCTTTATAAGAACTTGGAAAAGCTCCATAGCTTGAGCACTGAAGAGCTTAAACGCTATATTTTGAGGGTCGCGAAAAACAAGGCGATTGATAGTTACCGGAAAAATAAACGACATGAAACATTTTTAGAAGAATATGAAAGAGAATCAATAGAAGCAGTAGATGAAAATATTGAAGAGTGGGAAAAACGTAAAATGTCTGAGGTTCAAATTGATACATTGCTAAAAGAGTTAAATGAATCTAACAGACAGGTGTTTAAGTACAAAGTCTTCTATAACTTAACGTATCAAGAAATTTCAAGTGTAATGGGGATTACGGAGGCTAATGTCCGCAAGCAGTTTGAACGCGCTCGAAAACGAGTCCAAAATATGATAGGAGGTATACAACATGACGAATTCAAAGAACTCCAAAGAAATATATGA
- a CDS encoding DUF4367 domain-containing protein, giving the protein MTNSKNSKEIYELAEKIALDDFDKSEEQHEFSHTYTRKKKLFMEEMKLRGERPQKKRKRHRMLIAAACLLIGMPTTVFGAVKVYNMIVQKQNYEVNVSLTNKDSKKSNQWYKLKIGKLPENMEAIDDSAMKYSFKDNDAMGGFSFVLSRVGENADFQTLYSKSYEEKEINGRKAVIVHKETGNNNVMFDRKVFLFFEKEGIMLESYIGSDVNEEQMIDVLGSISLEPTSKEKASYIADYDENRFTKAAEPKENKVIPLKKDSLRLFHIGQKVPVTISMDNSQIEYVIEKVEVFDSIKDFKQENFNELGLEILSKNKALDQMGKLLSYRRDEYKLGNGKDSIDTLVDSKLVNVKFVYLTTTVKNIGKKSTEEIYMHPSIKQLKFEGNAWNYAKEEGMDATRIMTGEVDYLEPHGDGKSFYNIGSITPGQTVKVNLGYFVDEDKLDSIFLDAFHYRGNGGTENMNAEYRWWIDIRQ; this is encoded by the coding sequence ATGACGAATTCAAAGAACTCCAAAGAAATATATGAACTTGCTGAAAAAATTGCTTTAGATGATTTTGATAAATCCGAAGAACAACATGAATTTTCACATACATATACGCGCAAAAAGAAATTGTTTATGGAAGAAATGAAGCTGAGAGGCGAGCGACCACAGAAAAAGCGTAAAAGACATCGTATGTTAATCGCTGCTGCCTGTTTATTAATTGGTATGCCAACAACTGTTTTTGGTGCAGTGAAAGTCTATAATATGATTGTTCAAAAACAAAATTACGAAGTAAATGTTTCCTTAACAAATAAGGATTCGAAAAAGAGTAATCAGTGGTATAAGTTGAAGATTGGTAAATTGCCAGAAAATATGGAAGCAATTGATGATAGTGCTATGAAATATTCATTTAAAGATAACGACGCAATGGGCGGGTTTTCATTTGTTCTTTCGAGAGTGGGAGAAAATGCGGATTTTCAAACTTTATATTCAAAAAGTTATGAAGAAAAAGAGATAAATGGCAGGAAAGCAGTAATTGTCCATAAAGAAACTGGAAACAACAACGTAATGTTTGACAGAAAGGTCTTTCTCTTTTTTGAGAAAGAAGGGATTATGTTAGAAAGTTATATTGGATCCGATGTAAACGAAGAACAAATGATAGATGTGTTAGGGAGTATTTCACTTGAGCCTACGTCAAAAGAAAAGGCATCATATATAGCAGATTATGATGAAAATCGCTTTACCAAAGCAGCTGAACCGAAAGAAAATAAGGTGATTCCATTGAAAAAAGATAGTCTACGACTATTTCATATAGGACAAAAGGTTCCAGTAACGATCTCTATGGATAACAGCCAAATTGAATATGTGATAGAAAAAGTTGAAGTCTTTGATTCAATTAAAGATTTTAAACAAGAGAATTTTAATGAACTTGGCCTAGAGATATTAAGCAAGAATAAGGCTTTAGATCAGATGGGAAAATTACTATCGTACAGACGAGATGAATATAAATTAGGGAATGGTAAAGATTCAATTGATACATTAGTAGATTCGAAATTAGTTAATGTTAAATTTGTCTATTTAACAACAACAGTGAAAAATATTGGTAAAAAGTCGACAGAAGAAATCTATATGCATCCATCCATAAAACAGCTTAAATTTGAAGGGAATGCATGGAACTACGCTAAAGAAGAGGGAATGGACGCAACGCGTATTATGACGGGTGAAGTTGATTACTTGGAACCTCACGGAGACGGGAAAAGCTTTTATAATATTGGCAGTATCACACCAGGACAAACGGTGAAGGTTAACTTAGGTTATTTTGTAGATGAGGATAAACTAGATTCAATCTTTTTGGATGCTTTCCATTACAGAGGGAATGGTGGCACTGAAAATATGAATGCGGAATATCGTTGGTGGATTGATATTCGTCAATAG
- a CDS encoding helix-turn-helix transcriptional regulator, protein MIHLSKAKRLLDILIFASAKKTFTAQEIADEFNISVRTVHRYILDLSDMGLPIYAEQGRNGGYKVLTNRVIPPILFTEEEAVSIFFAFQSLSYYRDLPFNTEINSVTHKLYSSLQHDAKVKVDKIRSYIAFWNPKRTIETPLLNEVLTAAIENKNLHFQYESKSGIKTKHVHPIGVYAHDGLWYLPSYDFGRKKVLLYRIDRILSILSTEENEDTFMNLEEWFASNSNVVHIPTQLHVLLTTEGVRQCKSVPYLEEFVIVNEDGTGYIHSTIDKGEINFITPLFYRLGKDAKVLEPKELIDGLRIRAKEILHMYEDEKSC, encoded by the coding sequence GTGATACATTTGTCAAAAGCTAAACGCTTATTAGATATTCTTATATTTGCTTCTGCGAAAAAAACATTTACAGCTCAAGAAATAGCTGATGAATTTAATATTTCCGTTCGTACGGTTCATAGATACATTTTAGATTTAAGTGATATGGGGTTGCCCATTTACGCAGAACAAGGTCGTAACGGCGGCTATAAAGTATTAACGAATAGAGTAATTCCGCCTATTTTATTTACGGAAGAAGAAGCAGTCTCTATCTTTTTTGCTTTTCAATCTTTAAGTTACTATCGCGACTTACCTTTTAACACAGAAATCAATTCCGTTACACATAAACTGTATAGCTCCCTACAACATGATGCGAAAGTGAAAGTTGATAAAATACGTTCTTATATCGCCTTTTGGAATCCGAAGAGAACAATTGAGACCCCACTTTTAAACGAAGTGTTAACAGCGGCTATTGAAAATAAAAATTTACACTTTCAATACGAATCTAAATCAGGGATAAAAACAAAACATGTTCATCCGATTGGTGTATATGCTCACGACGGGTTATGGTACTTACCGTCCTATGACTTCGGTAGAAAAAAAGTATTACTGTATCGCATCGATCGTATTCTTTCCATATTATCAACGGAAGAAAATGAGGATACATTCATGAATTTAGAAGAGTGGTTTGCCTCTAACTCTAACGTAGTACACATCCCTACTCAGTTACATGTTTTACTGACAACAGAAGGCGTACGCCAATGTAAAAGCGTTCCTTATCTTGAGGAATTCGTTATAGTAAACGAGGATGGGACAGGATATATACACTCAACAATTGATAAAGGTGAGATTAACTTTATTACTCCTTTATTTTATAGACTTGGAAAAGATGCAAAAGTGTTAGAACCGAAAGAATTGATAGATGGTTTACGTATACGTGCGAAAGAAATTTTACATATGTATGAAGACGAAAAAAGCTGCTAG
- a CDS encoding dihydrofolate reductase family protein produces MSREIVLFIAASLDGYIAKENDDLEWLMETEGEGDNGYTEMYETIDTIIMGKKTYDYVVEHTETFPYLDKACYVFSRSEKGSDGNVEFVNEDVVEFTKRLKAQEGSKIWMVGGGELLREFFKNNLIDEYVVTITPHILGSGVPLFQDKNPEINLTLTDTKRFGQFVNLYYKVK; encoded by the coding sequence ATGTCACGTGAAATAGTTTTATTTATAGCGGCGAGTTTAGATGGATATATTGCGAAAGAAAATGATGATTTAGAGTGGTTAATGGAAACGGAAGGAGAGGGAGATAATGGTTATACAGAAATGTACGAAACGATTGATACAATAATTATGGGAAAGAAAACGTACGATTATGTAGTAGAGCATACGGAAACATTCCCGTACTTAGATAAAGCATGTTATGTTTTTTCTCGTTCAGAAAAAGGTTCAGACGGAAACGTGGAATTTGTAAATGAAGATGTAGTGGAGTTTACAAAAAGGTTAAAAGCACAAGAAGGGTCTAAAATATGGATGGTTGGTGGAGGAGAGCTACTGAGAGAATTCTTTAAGAATAATCTAATTGATGAATATGTTGTTACGATTACACCGCATATATTAGGTTCTGGAGTTCCGTTATTTCAAGACAAGAACCCAGAAATTAATTTAACTTTGACGGATACGAAACGTTTTGGGCAATTTGTAAATTTATATTATAAAGTAAAGTGA
- a CDS encoding sensor histidine kinase produces MKRISIQFGFYFLIVTLLIESVLFILLYYSLVNTRVNEEMTALLKRGNSHRDVLEKYYDEQTISHVALMESEAETTVVITNANKEILAKSNEINTTINDHISKMQTRTDHNGAIIENHWKTSNYICTVSPIVVDGKHEGYVYMFLGTESIEKLVNGLTKQFIIAGAITFLLTVITIFLLSRLLTKPLLHMKHATEKMSKGDLSVSLTTTRNDEIGELASSIQTLANDLHYMKTERSEFLASVAHELRTPLTYVRGYADIALKESTPSEQRLRYLSIIKDESDYITNLVQDLFSLAQMEQHNFSIQVKEVHLHTFLTRICEKVNAMYKERYIKVSFSCPPTLLVNLDEQRFEQVVVNILNNAYRHSKEHSHINISITEEHKRISITIEDEGEGIPLEDLPHIFDRFYRVDKARTRSTGGTGLGLSIVKEIVELHGGNITVTSEVDYGSCFIISLPSIKKHDYHQ; encoded by the coding sequence ATGAAACGAATTTCAATTCAATTCGGATTTTATTTTTTAATTGTTACACTTTTAATTGAAAGTGTTCTCTTTATTTTGCTCTATTATAGTCTTGTAAACACTAGAGTAAATGAAGAAATGACAGCTTTATTAAAGCGAGGAAATAGTCATCGAGATGTACTTGAAAAATATTACGATGAGCAAACCATCTCTCACGTAGCATTAATGGAATCTGAAGCTGAAACAACTGTCGTTATTACAAATGCAAATAAAGAAATACTAGCTAAATCTAACGAAATAAACACGACTATAAACGATCATATTAGTAAAATGCAAACTCGAACAGACCATAATGGAGCGATTATAGAAAATCATTGGAAAACATCTAATTATATATGTACAGTTAGCCCCATTGTAGTAGATGGAAAACATGAAGGCTATGTGTACATGTTTCTTGGAACAGAATCAATTGAAAAGTTAGTTAATGGATTAACAAAACAATTCATTATTGCTGGTGCCATCACATTTCTACTCACAGTCATCACAATTTTCCTATTATCTCGATTATTAACAAAACCATTGTTACACATGAAACATGCCACTGAAAAAATGAGTAAAGGTGATTTATCTGTTTCATTAACAACTACTCGAAATGATGAAATTGGTGAACTAGCATCATCTATTCAGACGCTCGCAAATGATCTACATTATATGAAAACAGAGCGAAGTGAATTTCTAGCAAGTGTTGCTCACGAATTACGAACACCGTTAACATACGTAAGAGGTTATGCTGACATTGCTTTAAAAGAAAGCACCCCTTCTGAACAACGTTTGCGATATTTATCAATTATAAAAGATGAGTCTGATTACATTACAAACTTAGTTCAAGATTTATTTTCACTTGCACAAATGGAACAACATAACTTTTCTATTCAAGTAAAGGAAGTGCATTTACACACCTTCCTTACGCGTATATGTGAAAAAGTAAACGCCATGTATAAAGAAAGGTACATTAAAGTTTCTTTCTCTTGTCCTCCTACACTGCTAGTAAACTTAGATGAACAACGATTCGAACAAGTTGTTGTGAATATTTTAAATAACGCTTATAGACATTCAAAAGAGCATTCTCATATAAACATTTCTATTACAGAAGAACATAAACGTATCTCCATTACAATTGAAGATGAAGGCGAAGGTATTCCGCTTGAAGACCTCCCTCACATTTTTGACCGCTTTTACCGTGTCGATAAAGCAAGAACACGATCTACAGGCGGAACTGGTTTAGGGCTATCTATCGTAAAAGAAATTGTAGAACTACACGGCGGAAATATTACTGTAACGAGCGAAGTCGATTACGGGTCTTGCTTTATAATTTCATTACCATCCATAAAAAAACACGACTATCATCAATAG
- a CDS encoding response regulator transcription factor, whose translation MIDILLVDDEPRMLELLTLYLTPIGYNCVCATSGEEAILHIENQNFKFVLLDIMMPKMDGWETCKKIRSFSNIPIIMVTARDQTVDVVQGLKIGADDYVTKPFHEEELFARIEAVLRRTNEHKQIQYHGIVWDETKHFVSVHNEELLLTPIEFSLLGLFLRHVNYVLNRDQLIERIWGLNTNTEDRTVDSHIRNLRDKLRKANFPIDHHLKTVYGVGYRWINTEQ comes from the coding sequence ATGATTGATATACTGCTCGTAGACGATGAACCGAGAATGCTTGAATTATTAACGCTTTATCTTACACCAATTGGATATAACTGCGTATGTGCGACTTCAGGAGAAGAAGCTATTTTACATATAGAAAATCAAAACTTTAAATTTGTTTTACTCGATATTATGATGCCAAAGATGGACGGATGGGAAACGTGCAAAAAAATCCGATCTTTTAGTAACATTCCTATTATTATGGTTACAGCTCGTGATCAAACAGTAGATGTCGTTCAAGGATTAAAAATTGGAGCCGATGATTACGTAACGAAACCTTTCCATGAAGAAGAACTTTTCGCAAGAATTGAAGCCGTTTTAAGACGTACAAATGAACATAAACAAATCCAATATCACGGTATTGTATGGGATGAAACAAAACACTTCGTTTCTGTCCATAATGAAGAACTCCTTCTCACACCAATTGAATTTTCTTTACTCGGATTATTTTTACGCCATGTGAACTACGTATTAAACCGTGATCAGCTCATCGAACGAATTTGGGGGTTAAACACAAATACAGAAGATCGCACAGTCGATTCACATATTCGTAATTTACGTGATAAATTGCGAAAAGCAAATTTCCCTATTGATCATCATTTAAAAACCGTGTATGGAGTAGGTTATCGATGGATTAATACTGAACAGTAA
- a CDS encoding SulP family inorganic anion transporter has protein sequence MFQTIKNDWFSNVKGDVLSGIVVALALIPEAIAFSVIAGVDPTVGLYAAFCIAVTISFVGGRTGMISAATGAMALLMVTLVKDHGLQYLFATTILTGIVQIIFGVFKLSSFMKFVPKSVMSGFLNSLGILVFTAQLPHFKNATWQMYALVVLGLAIIYLFPRITTAVPSTLISIIIVTSIALMSGLQLKTVGDMGSLPKELPFFSIPDVPFTLETLGIILPYAVMLAIIGLLESLLTASVLDDMTHTESNKHKEARGQGIANIVAGFFGGMAGCAMIGQSVINIKSGGRGRLSTFVAGGFLIVLLFVLGDYVVHIPMAALVAVMIMVSIGTFDWNSVATIHKVPKGNAFVMIVTVVVVLITHNLGLGVIIGTVISAVLFAFNMAKIHVKHLYIENKKIYEIHGQLFFASTADFINAFSLDEGIKEIEMNFTHAHVWDDSAVASIDKVIMKYEQSGVKVSITGLNERSSKLVANLATYNKRIAS, from the coding sequence TTGTTTCAAACGATAAAAAATGACTGGTTTTCTAATGTGAAAGGGGACGTGTTATCAGGAATTGTCGTTGCTTTAGCGTTAATCCCTGAAGCGATAGCCTTCTCTGTTATTGCAGGCGTGGATCCGACAGTTGGACTATACGCAGCCTTTTGTATTGCAGTTACCATTTCATTTGTTGGCGGAAGAACTGGAATGATTTCAGCTGCAACAGGTGCAATGGCATTATTAATGGTAACGCTTGTTAAAGATCATGGTTTGCAATATTTATTTGCTACAACAATATTAACAGGTATTGTCCAGATTATTTTTGGCGTGTTCAAACTGAGCTCATTTATGAAGTTTGTTCCGAAATCTGTTATGAGTGGTTTTTTAAATTCACTTGGAATTTTAGTTTTTACAGCGCAATTGCCACATTTTAAAAATGCAACTTGGCAAATGTATGCACTCGTTGTATTAGGACTTGCAATTATATATTTATTTCCACGTATTACAACGGCTGTACCTTCTACGCTTATTTCAATTATTATTGTGACGAGTATTGCACTTATGAGCGGATTACAGTTGAAAACAGTAGGAGATATGGGAAGCCTGCCGAAAGAATTACCGTTCTTTAGTATTCCTGACGTGCCTTTTACACTTGAGACATTAGGGATTATTTTACCTTATGCAGTTATGCTTGCAATTATCGGTTTACTAGAATCATTATTAACAGCTTCAGTTTTAGATGATATGACGCATACGGAAAGTAATAAGCATAAAGAGGCACGCGGACAAGGGATCGCAAACATTGTTGCTGGTTTCTTCGGAGGAATGGCAGGTTGTGCAATGATCGGTCAATCTGTTATTAATATTAAATCAGGTGGACGAGGTCGCCTATCAACATTTGTAGCGGGCGGATTTTTAATCGTATTACTATTCGTTTTAGGAGATTATGTCGTTCATATTCCGATGGCAGCTTTAGTTGCGGTTATGATTATGGTTTCAATCGGAACGTTTGATTGGAATTCTGTAGCAACGATTCATAAAGTGCCAAAAGGGAACGCATTCGTCATGATCGTAACAGTCGTGGTCGTTCTTATCACTCATAATTTGGGATTAGGTGTAATTATCGGAACAGTAATTAGTGCGGTTTTATTTGCATTCAATATGGCAAAGATTCACGTGAAACATTTATATATTGAAAATAAGAAAATATACGAAATTCACGGTCAACTCTTCTTTGCATCTACAGCAGATTTTATAAATGCTTTTTCATTGGATGAAGGTATAAAAGAAATCGAAATGAACTTTACTCATGCGCACGTATGGGATGATTCGGCAGTGGCATCAATTGATAAAGTTATTATGAAATATGAACAAAGTGGCGTGAAAGTAAGTATAACAGGATTAAATGAACGTAGCTCAAAACTTGTTGCAAATTTAGCTACTTATAATAAAAGAATTGCTAGTTAA
- a CDS encoding universal stress protein, with product MYKQIILACDGSEHALRAAEHATYIAKCSEETNVEVVYVVDNRTAKSDIIQGQTDLETISASRKDKLKEIEGLLKKENISYTITILHGDPGDTIVQYVNTGDIDLVIAGSRGLNTLQEMVLGSVSHKIAKRVKCPVMIVK from the coding sequence ATGTACAAACAAATTATATTAGCATGTGACGGTTCTGAACATGCACTTCGAGCAGCGGAACATGCAACATATATTGCAAAATGTAGCGAAGAAACAAATGTTGAAGTTGTGTACGTAGTAGATAATAGAACGGCAAAATCAGATATTATACAAGGTCAAACAGATTTAGAAACAATATCAGCTAGTCGAAAAGATAAATTAAAAGAGATTGAAGGTTTATTAAAGAAAGAGAACATTTCTTATACAATTACGATATTACATGGTGATCCTGGAGATACAATTGTTCAATATGTGAATACAGGAGATATAGATCTTGTCATTGCTGGAAGTAGAGGGCTCAATACACTGCAAGAAATGGTGCTGGGAAGTGTAAGTCATAAAATAGCAAAGCGTGTGAAATGTCCAGTGATGATTGTAAAATGA
- a CDS encoding DUF4027 family protein, producing the protein MKSFQNLSYSQGVSLICLGGFAASVTLAVLIKVFHQIF; encoded by the coding sequence ATGAAATCATTTCAAAATTTGTCATATAGCCAAGGTGTCAGTCTTATTTGTTTAGGGGGATTTGCTGCATCTGTTACGTTAGCCGTTTTAATAAAGGTGTTTCATCAAATCTTTTAA
- the glpT gene encoding glycerol-3-phosphate transporter, giving the protein MFFTQLFKPAPHAERLPADRVDSEYRKLRLQVFLGIFIGYAGYYFVRKNFSLAMPYLIEQGFSKGELGVILSAVSIAYGLSKFLMGIVSDRCNPRYFLAAGLFLSGIINIIFGSFSFITTSIILMFVLQFLNGWVQGMGWPPCGRTMVHWFSISERGTKMSIWNVAHNVGGALMPSLVTLGLYFFADDWKSIFYFPGILSILVGIYVLITMKDTPQSCGLPSIEEHTGEYPPDEKVKDRERELSVKEILFKYVLNNKFLWYIAIANVFVYFVRYGVVDWAPTYLVEEKSFTHSSSRTAYALYEWAGIPGTLLCGWMSDKLFKGRRAPAGILFMVGVFIAVLVYWLNPPGNPMVDSIALVAIGFLIYGPVMLIGLHALDLAPKKAAGTAAGLTGFFGYLGGAAFASAAMGFIVDAFGWDGGFILLLASCVLAMFFLALTLNTGSVKSKQA; this is encoded by the coding sequence ATGTTTTTTACACAATTATTTAAACCTGCGCCCCACGCGGAACGCTTACCAGCTGATCGCGTTGATAGCGAATACCGTAAATTACGTTTACAAGTATTCTTAGGTATCTTCATCGGTTATGCAGGCTACTACTTTGTTCGAAAAAACTTTTCACTAGCAATGCCATACTTAATCGAGCAAGGCTTTAGTAAAGGGGAACTTGGGGTTATCCTTTCAGCAGTTTCTATTGCTTACGGATTAAGTAAATTTCTTATGGGTATCGTATCCGATCGTTGTAATCCTCGCTACTTTTTAGCAGCTGGGCTATTTTTATCAGGTATCATTAATATTATTTTCGGCTCATTTTCTTTCATTACAACGAGCATTATACTTATGTTTGTACTTCAGTTTTTAAATGGATGGGTACAAGGTATGGGATGGCCTCCTTGTGGTCGTACGATGGTTCACTGGTTCTCTATTAGCGAACGTGGTACAAAAATGTCTATTTGGAACGTCGCTCATAATGTTGGCGGAGCGCTTATGCCTTCCCTTGTAACATTAGGCTTATACTTCTTCGCAGATGACTGGAAAAGTATTTTTTACTTCCCAGGTATTCTTTCAATTTTAGTTGGTATTTATGTATTAATTACGATGAAAGATACACCTCAATCTTGTGGACTACCTTCTATTGAAGAACATACTGGGGAATATCCACCAGATGAAAAAGTAAAAGATCGCGAACGCGAACTTTCAGTAAAGGAAATTTTATTTAAATACGTATTAAACAATAAGTTTTTATGGTACATCGCTATTGCGAACGTTTTCGTATATTTCGTACGTTACGGCGTTGTAGACTGGGCTCCTACTTATTTAGTAGAAGAAAAAAGCTTTACTCATAGTAGCTCACGTACTGCTTACGCTCTATATGAATGGGCTGGTATTCCAGGTACACTTCTTTGCGGATGGATGAGTGATAAACTATTTAAAGGACGTCGTGCACCTGCTGGTATTCTATTTATGGTTGGTGTATTTATCGCAGTTCTTGTTTACTGGTTAAACCCTCCTGGTAATCCAATGGTTGATAGTATCGCACTTGTCGCAATTGGATTTTTAATTTACGGACCGGTTATGTTAATTGGTCTACACGCTCTAGATTTAGCACCAAAGAAAGCTGCTGGAACTGCAGCAGGCTTAACTGGATTCTTCGGTTACTTAGGCGGAGCAGCTTTCGCTAGTGCAGCTATGGGCTTTATCGTAGATGCATTCGGATGGGATGGCGGATTCATCTTATTACTTGCATCTTGCGTACTTGCAATGTTCTTCCTTGCTCTTACTTTAAATACAGGGTCAGTAAAATCAAAACAAGCTTAA
- a CDS encoding MarR family winged helix-turn-helix transcriptional regulator, translated as MPNDMTHIDKIQALAFSIGKKMQTELLEQMQATGLTPPQFYILKILDHYGASRATTLAKKMYVKPSAITVMIDRLIDQELVERYHDKDDRRVVIIELTKKGKARVEEAMTARNEHIAKYFSHLELQEREDLLRLFEKLETIICGTQEKKENN; from the coding sequence ATGCCAAATGATATGACGCATATCGATAAAATTCAAGCTCTTGCCTTTTCGATTGGAAAGAAAATGCAGACGGAGTTATTAGAACAAATGCAAGCAACAGGACTTACACCACCGCAGTTTTATATTTTAAAGATTTTAGATCATTATGGGGCTTCAAGAGCGACAACATTAGCAAAAAAGATGTATGTGAAGCCTAGCGCAATTACAGTGATGATTGATCGTCTAATCGATCAAGAACTTGTAGAACGCTATCACGACAAAGATGACCGTCGTGTTGTCATCATCGAGTTAACGAAAAAGGGGAAAGCTAGAGTAGAAGAGGCAATGACAGCTCGCAACGAGCATATTGCAAAATACTTTTCACATTTAGAGTTGCAAGAAAGAGAAGATTTATTACGTCTCTTTGAGAAGTTAGAAACCATTATTTGCGGGACACAAGAGAAAAAAGAGAATAACTAA